The genomic stretch agtaggggcacggcgacgacgagtatcactttgatcttgggtaAGTCCCTTTCCCCGATCACcgccacgacgagatgaagacatgatagtTATGGAAATTCAAAGTGGAGAgtagagagtagtgtgattgtgtgaatatgataacgtgaacaacgtgagtaaattatgagcgcaaataacgtaaataacttgagagaatgaggatggagaatagagaaattgagattgagagagaaattcttattaacacaagaatggggtgagtagaaatgaagaggatggggggtatttataggggaaaattgtgattaaaaaaaatcaaattttgaaaaatcacGGCGAAACCGTCGGTttgccgccggaaccgccggttttcggtggaaccggcggttttgaggaccgtttgaaatttcaaattttgaaaaatgcggccggaaccgccggttttgccgccgcaaccgccggttttcgccgaaaccggcggtttttcagCCGAAACAGACGGTTTCCGTCAACGGTTTCTGACCAAACCGGCGGCCGGGGgagcggtttctgaaaaggctaagAAGTAGGTCTGAAAAGGTgtcgggaaccgccggttcggaaccggcggttccggcgaaaccggcggttcggaaccgccgggtACGGTTCGCGAAATATGGGAcccggaaccggcccggcggaaCCAATCCAAGCTCCTTGGcatagcggtaaagggtgctggataccgcgtccatcctaaAGGTcacgagttcgaaccctgggtggcgtaatttgtctttcctccttgttataggagttaatttgtaatttcctccttcatatatatgatataaatatatgaagttaattttttaaaaaaaaaaaaaaaaaaaaaaaaaacccgacccggcggaaccggcggttccggtgccggttcgaaccgccgccgatggttccggttccggttccggttcagaaccgccggtgacggttccaggccggttcgtccggttcaGTTCGGATTGGTGACCTCTATTCACGTCCAAACATAATATAGATTCTAGAATCTTCCCGCCACGTCACACTCTTCCTTCACCGcctcattttatatttttaagaagATTGGATATAAAGTTATTTGACTCAACCTCTTATAAGTCAGCAAATCTCAAACTTTTAATGTTTTTACGTTTCTGCCACTACGCTGTTTAATCAAACTTTTTAACGGAGGTCATTTTTGTCTAATTACCTCATCAATCATCACACTCATAAATAAATCACTCTCTCGCAATATATCCGTTGATTGCCACAGCTTGTTCTTATCTCACTCACCATaccaaattaatttgaatttaaatcaACTATGAAATCCACATTTAATTCCATAGTTTTGAATTTGGAACTGATAATAAAAATGGATGCATGTACAAGCAATTCTTTTTTACTTGCCATATTAAATTTCAATGAATGCACTATACCTGCCATATATAAATAATAGACCGACTTATAAAATTCTCGAAATTTACTAGAATCGAgggaaattgaaaaaattaaaagattatATAAAAGTACAAAAAAGCCCACCAAACAAACCCTAATCTCTCCAACCCGCCGAAACAAACCCACCCCTCCGCTTTTCTCTCATCTcccctctctcttcttctctgcATCTCTATTCTCCCCGGTTCCTTTTCCTACGGATCTTCCTGTTCCTCTTCTTCGTCGTTTAATTTTTCTGTAATTTATCCCTCAAAAACTAACTTATAACCCTTAACTGAATCTGTTGTATATTAATATTGGCCGTCCGATCTGTCATCGTTCCAGATCTGAGACGAGGATCGTTACGGAAGAAGAATCATGGTGGTGAACGGGAGGCCGACGAAAAGGCTGGTGAAGAGACGAGTCACTGCGGATCTCAGTGATTTCCTCACGTTCCCGAGCGCTGGTGATCTAGAATCTCCGGCGGCCGCCAGGCCGTTTAGGACCACGGTCAGGGCGTTCCTGACGAAGCACGCGATCCTCCCTCCCCCTTCCTCGCTCTTCCCCCACCTGCTTACCTGGCAGATCCTCTTCCGCGTAGGCGACCTAGCTGTAGACGACGGCGGGCCTGCCATCGTCTGCCTTGACGTCGTGGAAGAGGATGTTTCCAGATCCAGATCCGTTTATTGCGACCAGTGTCGTGTTGTTGGTGAGTTCTCAGCACCGAGTCAGGCGCGCTGACTCAGTTGATTTTTTAATTCTTGCCGTGCCAGTGCTAATTCCAGATTTTCTTTTCGTTAAGTTATTTTTAAGAATTAAGCGCTCGTTTTTGGTAAAGAAGAAAACACAAATATTTTGGGTGGGGTGAGTTTTAGCGGATTAGTGGAAAACCGATGCATTTTTGGATTggtattataatttttttaattttaactatttttacgAAGGAAGATAATACGCCCTAAAATTGATTTCATATTTCCGAGgcgaatataaaattaaattagattATAGGTGGAAGTGGGACCGGCCAGTTATGTGCATAGGTGGCAAGCTAATATCATAGTACCGGCCCACTGCCCAATAAATTAAATCCcatagaattaaattaaatagaaaacaaaattaaagaGAAGTGTGCTAGTGGCCACTCTCCCGTGATTGTTTCCctgttgtttttttatttccgAAATTCATAATTGATGCTGTCTTTTCCTAAACTACCCCTCAATCATCTGTGGTCAACAAGCGTCTATGAGGTCAGAAGTGTCTTTTATTAGATCCGGTACGGTGTGATGAGTCACCAACATAAAACGTGTAGCTTCTCTATTAAGGCGATGACTGACTTTCGCCCTACGATTCTGTTCGCGcctgtttatttatttactttttttttgtttaatgtaATCGTTAATTGAGAGTACTATAATGATTAATTACGGGTTAATTTTGGGGATGAAGCCATTATGATTTGGTAAATTTGGTGATCGTGTTTTGTGTTTGTTATATTAGGATGGAGTAGCAATCCCGTAAGCGGAAAGAGGTaccatttcataattaaagctGATGGCAATTCTATTGCTGGCTACAATAAGACGTGTGCTGGCTGTGGTGACGCTCTTCATATGACTGATTCTAGGTAGAGAGAGTCTTTATTCATGGGTTCTTAATATGTTTTCATTGGAAAAGTTACTTATTGGGGGGGAAATAGCGTTTTGAGTTGCTCTGATTTTGAAAAGATTGAACTTTTAGTGTATATATGCATCTAACTTTTTCGCTATTTCTTTTAAATGTCAGTTTTACTGATCTCGTCTGTCCAATTTGGGAATATAATTGGGGGATTCTTGGTTGTAGCTTATTGTTTTAATGTGAGGATTGTTATTTCCAGATGCAAGTCATGCAATCATGTAATGACAACGGAAGATGTCGAAGACTGGATGTATCAGCAGCTGGACAACACGACACATCTGTTGCATGGTGTTATTCACGCAAACGGCTATGGCCATCTTCTTAGAGTAAATGGTAGAGAAGGTGGATCCAGGCTTCTTTCGGGACGACATATAATGAATTTCTGGGATAGGctttgcaaaatgcttggagtCAGGTGAGGATTTCTACATTTTTTTCTGGCCATAGTTTATTTATTAAGCTCTGGGCTTCTTCTTTTGTCATACAATACTGTAGGGGactcacacttttaattttatggatGAACAGAAAGGTCAGCGTCATGGATGTGTCGAAGAAGAATGGGCTGGAGTTCCGATTGCTCCATGCTGTGGTTAACGGTCATCCATGGTATGGAGATTGGGGCTATCACTTTGGCGCGGGAAGTTTCTCGTTGAACCTGGACGACTATAAGATGGCAATTGAGAATCTTTCTTCTCTGCCATTGTCATTGTTTCAAGCTCAAGGAAGGAAGGCTCGTACACGCTTGCAGGACTTGATATCATTTTACCAGTCCATATCTGAACGTGAGCTTGTAAACATCCGAGATCTGTTCAGTTTCCTGATGGGTATGATTCATGACCGCCGTCAGTTCTCTGCAAGGGAAGATGAATGTCCTCGCAAGAAACTTAAGACTAGTTACTCGAGGGCTTTGTGTTCTTGGACTATTGATGACATAAGGCGTGTAGAAGAAGCCATGTTCAAAGTGTTGCGTGCTGTTAGTGGATCCACCTGGGTGAGTTGGCGTGCTCTTAAAGGTGCTGTTTGCAGAGTAGGTTCACCGGAGCTTTTGGATTACTGCCTTAAAGAACTTAAGGGGAAACAGGCAGCTACCGGCATGGTAGTTGCTGCTCGGTGCATTTCTGACTCTGGTGCCATGGAGTACAGGTTAGCAATTTTGAACTTTACCTGACTTGATTGTGCCGTATTTCATTATTGCTCATGTTTCTCTGTTCTTTACAGACTTGAGCCAGGAAGTGCATCCATTCCAGCCAGCTCATGTTTGAATAGCTTCCCCATGGCAAACCAGCCATCTGATGAACGGCTTGTGGGGGATCTCAAGTATTTTTATGATTGTCTTCTCCAGCCTGAAGCAATGGTACTCCACGTGCCTGTAGCTAAAAGAGATGTTGCACTTTGCTCTGTCACGAAGATTCTTGATTGCAAGCAGTTCGTGAAGGACTACCTTCCAAGACATTTCCTGCCAGTTTCAAAGGAAAATGCAGTGCAGGTACTGTGTGAGGTTGATCtgatggaacaacccgaagaaTATAAAAACCATAATCCTCCGCCAGAGTTACTTGTACTGTCACCAGATGCCACGATTGCTGACCTGAAGGTTGAAGCGATGAGGGCATTCCAAGATGTGTATCTGATGATGAGAAGGTTCCAAGCAGAGGAGGTGGTTGGTTACGGGGGTGTTGATGAATCGACTCAGATCAGACTATTGCTAGGGTCGATGGAGTCTGTGCGGATCCGGGGGAAGTT from Salvia splendens isolate huo1 chromosome 15, SspV2, whole genome shotgun sequence encodes the following:
- the LOC121767210 gene encoding PHD finger protein At1g33420-like, which codes for MVVNGRPTKRLVKRRVTADLSDFLTFPSAGDLESPAAARPFRTTVRAFLTKHAILPPPSSLFPHLLTWQILFRVGDLAVDDGGPAIVCLDVVEEDVSRSRSVYCDQCRVVGWSSNPVSGKRYHFIIKADGNSIAGYNKTCAGCGDALHMTDSRCKSCNHVMTTEDVEDWMYQQLDNTTHLLHGVIHANGYGHLLRVNGREGGSRLLSGRHIMNFWDRLCKMLGVRKVSVMDVSKKNGLEFRLLHAVVNGHPWYGDWGYHFGAGSFSLNLDDYKMAIENLSSLPLSLFQAQGRKARTRLQDLISFYQSISERELVNIRDLFSFLMGMIHDRRQFSAREDECPRKKLKTSYSRALCSWTIDDIRRVEEAMFKVLRAVSGSTWVSWRALKGAVCRVGSPELLDYCLKELKGKQAATGMVVAARCISDSGAMEYRLEPGSASIPASSCLNSFPMANQPSDERLVGDLKYFYDCLLQPEAMVLHVPVAKRDVALCSVTKILDCKQFVKDYLPRHFLPVSKENAVQVLCEVDLMEQPEEYKNHNPPPELLVLSPDATIADLKVEAMRAFQDVYLMMRRFQAEEVVGYGGVDESTQIRLLLGSMESVRIRGKFHGKNGLSRYRMERGLERWIVDCLCGAKDDDGERMLACDVCGIWQHTRCSGIPDSDGAPVKFCCHRCRGRGMNKGNGQCREQVVDNVFVDVAAGMSTGVI